The following proteins are encoded in a genomic region of Synechococcus sp. CBW1002:
- a CDS encoding HAD-IC family P-type ATPase: MQPLPAPAHARPAADVVAALQSDGSSGLSEAEAKRRLHAHGTNTLTIRGGKPGWLKFLLQFNNPLLITLLVVGAVKALLGHPRDALVIWSVTVINAVIGFVQESRAENAIAALARSVRTEVEVVRGGTRQRLASEQLVPGDLVQLEAGARVPADLRLLEGRHLQTDESALTGESLPVHKGTTAVEASAPLAERIGMAYAGSFVTKGQGLGLVVATGDDTEVGSISSSLQEQVDLTTPLTRKFGRFSRRLLQVILVLAGLTFLVGLARGRGADEMFDGAVALAVGAIPEELPAIVTITLAIGVNRMARRQAIIRKLPAVETLGSTTVICSDKTGTLTQNRMTVQHLYGGGQLVAIEDLWPGNGLSGTSNAALQETLLAGLLCNDARPSNREGLVGDPTETALLVAADAAGIDRQEALERHPRRDAIPFASEHQFMATLHGSERILLKGSVEAILDRCSRQLDAQGRPQPLDRAAIEAAVAAMATRGERVLAFSIAQAEVFQQQLEHHHVAADLDFLGLQGMLDPPRPEATRAVAACQAAGITVKMITGDHLETARAIARQMGIGRPSDGGAGAEAVDGRQLAELSPDAIAELVDHVDVFARVAPAQKLQLVQALQANGEVVAMTGDGVNDAPALKQADIGIAMGQGGTEVARQAADMLLTDDNFATIEAAVEEGRTVYLNLRKTLAFVLPVNGGASMTILLGAVLGTPLPVTALQVLWLNMICSLTMSIALAFEPVAPWLMQQPPRPPEQPLLTGGLIRRVLLVSLFNWAVIFGLFFWSEQRLGDLALSRTMAVQGLVLAHLVYLVSISQLRTALISLPRLGWRAFTRAPAVLLGISGTVAVQWIFSQTAEMNRFFGTAPLNLEQLGVCALPMLLMLPVAWLGERLDPTDGR; encoded by the coding sequence ATGCAGCCCTTGCCCGCACCAGCCCACGCCCGGCCAGCGGCCGATGTGGTGGCGGCCTTGCAGAGCGATGGCAGCTCCGGCCTGAGCGAGGCGGAAGCCAAGCGGCGGCTGCATGCCCATGGCACCAATACGCTCACGATCCGCGGCGGCAAGCCCGGCTGGCTGAAGTTTCTGCTCCAGTTCAACAATCCCCTGCTGATCACCCTGCTGGTGGTAGGGGCGGTGAAGGCGCTGCTGGGTCACCCCCGCGATGCCCTGGTGATCTGGAGCGTCACGGTGATCAATGCCGTGATCGGCTTCGTGCAGGAGAGCAGGGCCGAGAACGCCATCGCCGCCCTGGCGCGATCGGTGCGCACCGAGGTGGAGGTGGTGCGCGGTGGCACGCGCCAGCGCCTGGCCTCGGAGCAGCTCGTACCGGGCGATCTGGTGCAGCTGGAGGCTGGGGCGCGGGTGCCGGCCGACCTGCGGTTGCTGGAGGGGCGCCACCTGCAGACCGATGAATCGGCCCTCACCGGGGAATCGCTTCCGGTGCACAAGGGCACCACCGCCGTGGAGGCGTCCGCCCCCCTGGCCGAGCGCATCGGCATGGCCTATGCGGGCAGCTTCGTGACGAAGGGTCAGGGCCTGGGGCTGGTGGTGGCCACCGGGGATGACACCGAGGTGGGGAGCATCTCCAGCTCCCTGCAGGAGCAGGTGGATCTCACCACCCCGCTCACCCGCAAGTTCGGCCGCTTCAGTCGCCGCTTGCTGCAGGTGATTCTGGTGCTGGCCGGGCTCACGTTTCTGGTGGGGCTGGCGCGAGGGCGCGGCGCCGATGAGATGTTCGATGGGGCCGTGGCCCTGGCGGTGGGCGCGATCCCGGAAGAGTTGCCGGCGATCGTGACGATCACCCTGGCCATCGGCGTGAATCGCATGGCCAGGCGGCAGGCCATCATCCGCAAGCTGCCGGCCGTGGAAACCCTGGGCAGCACCACCGTCATCTGCTCCGACAAGACCGGCACCCTCACCCAGAACCGGATGACGGTGCAACACCTCTACGGCGGCGGCCAACTGGTGGCGATCGAGGATCTCTGGCCTGGGAATGGCCTGTCCGGGACATCGAATGCGGCCCTGCAGGAAACCCTGCTGGCCGGCCTGCTCTGCAACGACGCCCGACCCAGCAACCGTGAGGGGCTGGTGGGCGATCCCACTGAAACGGCCCTGCTGGTGGCCGCTGATGCGGCTGGAATCGACCGCCAGGAGGCTCTGGAGCGCCATCCCCGCCGCGATGCCATTCCTTTTGCTTCCGAACATCAGTTCATGGCCACGCTGCACGGCAGCGAGCGGATCCTGCTCAAGGGCTCGGTGGAAGCCATCCTGGATCGCTGCAGCCGGCAGCTGGATGCCCAGGGCCGGCCGCAGCCGCTCGACCGAGCGGCGATCGAAGCCGCGGTGGCGGCGATGGCGACCCGGGGCGAGCGGGTGCTGGCCTTTTCGATCGCGCAGGCCGAGGTCTTCCAGCAGCAGCTGGAGCACCACCATGTGGCGGCTGATCTCGACTTTCTCGGTCTGCAGGGGATGCTCGATCCACCACGACCAGAGGCGACCCGGGCGGTGGCGGCCTGCCAGGCGGCGGGCATCACGGTGAAGATGATCACCGGCGATCACCTGGAAACCGCCCGGGCCATCGCCCGCCAGATGGGCATCGGCAGACCGTCTGATGGGGGGGCGGGTGCAGAGGCGGTCGATGGCCGCCAGCTGGCGGAACTGAGCCCCGATGCGATCGCGGAGCTGGTGGATCACGTGGATGTGTTTGCCCGGGTGGCGCCGGCCCAGAAGTTGCAGCTGGTGCAGGCCCTGCAGGCCAACGGGGAGGTGGTGGCGATGACCGGCGACGGCGTCAACGACGCGCCCGCCCTCAAGCAGGCCGACATCGGCATCGCCATGGGGCAGGGCGGCACCGAAGTGGCGCGCCAGGCCGCCGACATGCTGCTCACCGACGACAACTTCGCCACCATCGAGGCGGCGGTGGAAGAGGGCCGCACGGTGTACCTCAACCTGCGCAAGACCCTGGCCTTCGTGCTGCCGGTGAACGGCGGCGCCTCGATGACGATCCTGCTGGGAGCGGTGCTGGGTACTCCCCTGCCCGTTACGGCCCTGCAGGTGCTCTGGCTCAACATGATCTGCTCGCTCACCATGTCGATCGCCCTGGCGTTCGAGCCGGTCGCCCCCTGGCTGATGCAGCAGCCGCCCCGGCCGCCGGAGCAGCCCCTGCTCACCGGCGGCCTGATCCGCCGGGTGCTGCTGGTGTCGCTGTTCAACTGGGCGGTGATTTTCGGGCTGTTCTTCTGGAGCGAGCAGCGACTGGGGGATCTGGCCCTGTCCCGCACCATGGCGGTACAAGGACTGGTGCTGGCCCATCTGGTGTATCTGGTGAGCATCAGCCAGTTGCGCACCGCTCTGATTTCCCTGCCGCGGCTGGGCTGGCGTGCTTTCACCCGGGCACCGGCGGTGCTGCTGGGCATCAGTGGCACGGTGGCGGTGCAGTGGATCTTCAGCCAGACGGCGGAGATGAACCGCTTCTTCGGCACCGCACCCCTCAACCTGGAGCAGCTGGGAGTGTGCGCCCTGCCGATGCTGCTGATGCTGCCGGTGGCCTGGCTGGGAGAGCGGCTCGATCCCACCGATGGCAGGTGA
- a CDS encoding cation:proton antiporter, whose translation MLALKLRQPLIISYIATGIVAGPAVLGWASGGRELKLLSSIGISVLLFVVGLKLGFDPLRGPGGLGHGPRPWLCTLRRDARGGRHCERPGRKRIGHGLVLLVCGSVNLHGLAPPLAPCPKPNAAGTLPQV comes from the coding sequence GTGCTGGCCTTGAAGCTGCGCCAGCCACTGATCATCAGTTACATCGCCACCGGCATCGTCGCAGGGCCCGCGGTGCTCGGCTGGGCCTCCGGAGGCAGGGAGCTCAAGTTGCTCTCCAGCATCGGGATCTCAGTGCTGCTGTTTGTGGTAGGCCTCAAGCTCGGGTTTGATCCGCTCCGTGGGCCCGGTGGCCTTGGCCACGGGCCTCGGCCTTGGCTCTGCACCCTCAGAAGGGATGCCAGAGGCGGACGGCATTGTGAGCGACCAGGACGGAAGCGGATCGGCCACGGGTTGGTGTTGTTGGTGTGTGGGTCTGTGAACCTTCACGGACTCGCTCCGCCCCTGGCGCCCTGCCCGAAGCCAAATGCTGCTGGGACATTGCCGCAGGTGTAG
- a CDS encoding PPC domain-containing DNA-binding protein produces the protein MRVVPLRLQPGDDLRAALEAWMGEQETKAGCVISAIGSLTVAQLRFAGAAEATTIRCDLEILSLAGTLSSDGAHLHITLADCSGVVIGSHLCVGSLVRTTAEVVLGLLPEWDFRRELDPATGHAELQVILRSSD, from the coding sequence GTGAGGGTGGTGCCGCTGCGGCTGCAGCCCGGAGACGACTTGCGCGCTGCCTTGGAAGCCTGGATGGGTGAGCAGGAGACGAAGGCGGGCTGTGTGATCAGCGCCATCGGCAGCCTGACGGTGGCGCAGCTGCGCTTCGCGGGAGCGGCCGAAGCCACGACGATCCGCTGCGATCTGGAGATCCTCAGCCTGGCCGGCACGCTCTCAAGCGATGGCGCCCACCTGCACATCACGCTCGCTGATTGCAGCGGAGTGGTGATCGGCAGTCACCTCTGCGTTGGCTCGCTGGTGCGCACCACCGCGGAGGTGGTGCTGGGGCTCCTGCCGGAGTGGGACTTTCGGCGGGAACTGGATCCGGCCACCGGCCACGCTGAGCTGCAGGTCATTCTTCGGAGTTCGGACTGA
- a CDS encoding HupE/UreJ family protein: protein MTQTFSARTLALFGGAAALALLLDQPAQAHGIAHGGIAAGFLHPISGADHLLLLIGVGAAASCISSQLLLWALAGAVGGAVFGAMGGTLPGQEFLAALAISAVAVLVLRCLRSQQSPQLGACAALVASAVAVHAMLHGLEAPVDASAALWWLGAFAGSVLVSGGSLLLLRRLPLAWTRGVALLLALCGGVAALGPIGMLMR, encoded by the coding sequence ATGACCCAGACCTTCTCGGCCAGAACCCTGGCCCTGTTCGGCGGTGCCGCAGCCCTGGCGCTGCTGCTCGATCAACCCGCTCAGGCCCATGGCATCGCCCACGGCGGCATCGCTGCGGGCTTCCTGCACCCCATCAGCGGCGCCGATCACCTGCTGCTGCTGATCGGTGTGGGAGCCGCCGCCTCCTGCATCTCCTCCCAGCTGTTGCTCTGGGCCCTGGCTGGTGCGGTGGGCGGCGCCGTATTCGGGGCGATGGGCGGCACGTTGCCGGGCCAGGAGTTCCTGGCAGCCCTGGCGATCAGCGCCGTGGCAGTGCTGGTGCTGCGATGCCTCCGCTCGCAGCAGAGCCCCCAGTTGGGTGCCTGCGCCGCCCTGGTGGCCTCAGCGGTGGCTGTTCACGCCATGCTCCACGGCCTGGAGGCCCCGGTCGACGCGTCTGCCGCTCTCTGGTGGCTGGGGGCCTTTGCAGGTTCGGTGCTGGTGAGCGGCGGCAGCCTCCTGCTGTTGCGGCGCCTGCCCCTGGCCTGGACCCGAGGGGTGGCCCTGCTGCTCGCGCTCTGCGGTGGGGTGGCAGCCCTGGGGCCAATCGGGATGCTGATGCGCTGA